The sequence below is a genomic window from Methanomassiliicoccales archaeon.
GCCGGTCTTCGATACTGTGGCGGCGTCGGTTAAGGAGACCAGGGCGAACACATCAGTCGTCTTCGTTCCGGCCAGGTTCGCATTGGACGCGGTCATCGAAGCCTTGGAGGCTGGCATCGAGGCGGTGGTGGTGATCTCCGAGCATATCCCCCAGCACGATTCCATGATCATGATCCAGTACGCGCGACTCAATGGAGCTCGCATTCTCGGCCCCAACTGCCCCGGGCTTGCGAACCCGAGGAGAGGCAAGTTAGGCATCATGCCGAGCATGATATTCAGGCGGGGGAGCACGGGGGTCGTCTCTCGCAGCGGCACGCTCACCTACGAGATCGTGAACGCCTTGACGCAGGCTGGGATAGGACAGTCTACCTGCGTCGGCATCGGAGGAGACCCCATCATCGGCACCGACTTCGTAAAGGTGCTGGAGATGTTCGAGCAGGATGTGGAGACGGAGTCGGTCGTGCTCGTGGGCGAGATAGGTGGCTTCGCAGAAGAAGAGGCAGCGGAGTTCATTCGCGCAAGAATGACGAAGCCGGTGGTGGCATAC
It includes:
- the sucD gene encoding succinate--CoA ligase subunit alpha; translation: MTVIIDDETRVLVQGITGHQGSFHALSMLEMGTKVVGGTSPGRGGSKVGELPVFDTVAASVKETRANTSVVFVPARFALDAVIEALEAGIEAVVVISEHIPQHDSMIMIQYARLNGARILGPNCPGLANPRRGKLGIMPSMIFRRGSTGVVSRSGTLTYEIVNALTQAGIGQSTCVGIGGDPIIGTDFVKVLEMFEQDVETESVVLVGEIGGFAEEEAAEFIRARMTKPVVAYIAGRTAPPEKRMGHAGAIIARGLGTASSKIAALNKAGVKVASLPMDVPPLLKNALN